The Pseudomonas triclosanedens genome has a window encoding:
- the mads2 gene encoding methylation-associated defense system DNA methyltransferase MAD2, translating to MSDQDDIIETPQDAAEESGPDNFFIDILTGNKESASAKKLLVQKVLRQLIESYGFDRNDLEVNYNPQIPGQGRKRIDIAIFRPDAEHNNDNLQRIIVCKNQKKRDKLRSIAEADADLRELKELLELIPGATLGMWTNGQEEFLFQVERTRFEVRPKPLGVWPVPGERTSDLDRTGGVIQVSAEAEDLEDALMRCRQYLNRNLGLDHKDSFKQLAVLMLAKIHDETLPTGGRKFWIRGDEPFTEAGQQAIAQRITESIAAAKAWQPNLLTRGWDLTLEPHETARVVMELARYSLSETQPRYRTEAFRAVARSVMDGREGRYPTPLNVAEMAVEMLDPQPGERIMDCSSGTGTFLAMTAAHIFRKKLAAVGTTPEEATNEQIRQAQNETAAWAASNALGCDIDPFLAVASRMNLLFTTGNPGRVFRIDARTFPDGDLDGIEAARPAMPLGSMDMVLLNPWFSTQDTVSDTSILERYDLGNNWERDEEGGFRNTGNLNIGGVPPEVLFIERALQWVKPGTGRVGILLPDGLLGNPGDEHVRWWILRHCEVLASVDLPVEPFKVTVKEYGLTPALPSLLVLRRRSQEELINTEHPEYKVFMAVVDRAGVDARGNLLFQRAPDGEELVFDEEVIERVREGGEVEIRRTTRRNRRVHDELPLVAEKYKEFRATGEVTL from the coding sequence GTGAGCGATCAAGACGACATCATCGAGACCCCGCAGGATGCTGCCGAAGAGAGCGGCCCGGATAACTTTTTCATCGACATCCTGACCGGCAACAAGGAAAGCGCCTCGGCCAAGAAGCTGCTGGTGCAGAAAGTTCTGCGCCAGCTCATCGAGAGCTATGGCTTTGACCGAAACGATCTGGAGGTCAACTACAACCCGCAGATCCCCGGCCAGGGGCGCAAGCGCATCGACATCGCGATTTTCCGCCCCGATGCCGAGCACAATAACGACAACCTGCAGCGGATCATCGTCTGCAAAAATCAGAAAAAGCGAGACAAGCTCCGCTCCATTGCCGAGGCCGACGCCGACCTGCGCGAGCTCAAGGAGCTGCTGGAACTGATCCCGGGCGCGACGCTGGGCATGTGGACCAACGGTCAAGAAGAGTTCCTGTTCCAGGTCGAGCGCACCCGTTTTGAAGTCCGGCCCAAACCGCTGGGTGTCTGGCCGGTTCCGGGCGAACGCACCTCCGATCTCGATCGCACCGGCGGTGTCATTCAGGTCAGCGCCGAAGCGGAAGATCTGGAAGACGCCCTGATGCGCTGCCGTCAATATCTGAACCGGAATCTTGGTCTCGATCACAAGGATTCCTTCAAGCAGTTGGCCGTGCTGATGCTGGCCAAGATCCATGACGAGACCCTGCCCACCGGTGGGCGCAAGTTCTGGATCAGGGGTGACGAGCCTTTCACCGAGGCGGGCCAACAGGCCATTGCCCAGCGCATCACCGAATCCATTGCCGCCGCCAAGGCCTGGCAACCGAACCTGCTGACCCGTGGCTGGGATCTGACGCTGGAACCCCACGAGACCGCCCGCGTGGTCATGGAGCTGGCCCGTTACTCACTGAGCGAAACCCAGCCACGTTACCGTACCGAGGCCTTCCGTGCGGTTGCCCGCAGCGTGATGGACGGCCGCGAGGGCCGCTACCCTACGCCGCTCAACGTGGCCGAAATGGCGGTGGAGATGCTCGACCCGCAACCCGGCGAACGCATCATGGACTGCTCCAGCGGCACCGGCACCTTCCTGGCCATGACCGCTGCGCACATCTTCAGGAAAAAGCTGGCGGCCGTGGGCACGACGCCTGAAGAGGCCACCAACGAACAGATCCGCCAGGCGCAAAACGAAACCGCCGCCTGGGCGGCCAGCAATGCCCTCGGCTGCGACATTGATCCCTTCCTGGCCGTGGCCAGCCGCATGAACCTGCTGTTCACCACCGGCAATCCCGGTCGTGTGTTCCGCATCGATGCTCGCACCTTCCCGGACGGCGATCTGGATGGCATTGAGGCCGCTCGCCCGGCCATGCCGCTAGGCAGCATGGATATGGTTCTGCTCAACCCCTGGTTCTCGACACAAGACACGGTCAGCGACACCTCCATCCTGGAGCGCTACGACCTGGGCAACAACTGGGAGCGCGACGAAGAAGGTGGATTCCGCAACACCGGCAATCTAAACATCGGCGGTGTGCCGCCCGAGGTGCTATTTATCGAACGCGCCCTGCAATGGGTGAAGCCTGGCACCGGCCGCGTGGGCATCCTGTTGCCCGATGGTTTGCTGGGCAATCCGGGCGATGAGCACGTGCGCTGGTGGATTCTGCGCCACTGCGAGGTCCTGGCCTCGGTTGACCTGCCGGTGGAGCCGTTCAAGGTCACGGTGAAGGAATATGGCCTGACGCCCGCCTTGCCCAGTCTCCTGGTACTGCGCCGCCGCAGCCAGGAAGAGCTCATCAATACCGAACACCCGGAATACAAGGTCTTCATGGCCGTGGTGGACCGGGCTGGTGTCGACGCCCGGGGCAATCTCCTGTTCCAGCGAGCCCCCGATGGAGAGGAACTGGTTTTCGATGAGGAAGTGATCGAGCGGGTTCGAGAAGGTGGTGAAGTAGAAATCCGCCGGACCACACGTCGCAACCGCCGCGTTCATGACGAGCTGCCGCTGGTGGCAGAGAAATACAAGGAATTCCGCGCAACCGGCGAGGTGACGTTATGA
- the mads6 gene encoding methylation-associated defense system protein kinase MAD6 yields the protein MAKVIPIGQPANESERQAIGFLRDHLPDGWLIFHNFEMRQGQEVFEIDIAILAPHAVYLVDVKGTRGNIDVYGSKWYPQGRQPFHSPLAKLRHHAKVMASFIRDSNPGQIELRKAHVHAAVLLTADDATVFDQAGIDSPDVTDFKHCLKYFRDASRIPDNRLDNITRFHSQIAKAITGNAKPKSAALVFRDWQVEEKLGGTDRYTEYRAKHNLLGKSGGMARLRVYQADPYQDEAARKEEFKKISNAYRAVAHMPTHANVLAVKDLFVSDDEDKVVLVTEDLPGQALRLHINKVSMALTFDQKLQVMRDVLSALDHAHRHEVIHRNLTPDAILLTKGGQARVTDFDFARVGKNRTSTIADQVVDDLDATYQAPECFKDPTQASIASDLYAAGLIFFELLTGELPFESVDQMMEADGKFPIKPSEHKPDLPKGIDEWLQKFCEFDPEERHTSAAIARKALDDLILPEAKNDSGPDVSGPAVVVPQLPDNLMNLPQDFILADRFRIQKKLGSGGFGVAYKVFDSLGDVVRVIKLVTKDRRSVYERLRREYKTLTNLPEHPHVVKVIWADRMADAKQTPYIVFEYVEGLDVSDLIDAEALSLDDAVRIVREAAEGLAHLHKHGVYHQDVKPSNLLWTDKGVRIIDFNVAVSENDEVQGGGGTRRYLPPDYDYSSEPDASDRMDRDLYALGISFYECLTGKYPFDDPTPPIKTQPRDPKQFKGCADLSSSLVNVLAKMIAPERKDRFASAEEFLIALAEVKRLRSVLTTGEIGAGPKVVSKLGFEPTKPNTNPFVTHLLTLYSQSQVSNAGTRGLDEVGKATYVSTYLDEKLKPALLKGEFRLVIISGNAGDGKTAFIQQFEAFAESKGAQIQRGANGAVFQLKGHTYQSNYDGSQDEGDERNDAVLQKFFAPFAGKDASGWPENQTRLIAINEGRLVDFFLEHEEEFPLLAKQIQQGLAGAAPEGGIAVINLNLRSVVAEPEEGQPSILERLIARMTQQEYWQACDKCDLKGKCYAYHNARTFQDPVAGPKVIERLKMLYTITHLRGRLHITMRDLRSALAFMLVGTQDCDGIHHLYQNGGEETQNRILDGFYFNSWLGGAEGSNDRLIALLREIDVAEVSNPDLDRELGFLNPKTKAMSRFSFAERAGYDDELVATLFRNLPRDYSSKNRDRLIAKHRNYLSHMRRRHFFERRDTGWKEMLPYGSIDPFLDAIEQPGAKSADEVTAILRAINRGEGLSDPARLGNQLALRVRQVDKGTIRSYRLFDGDHFTLRTEQETAAHPFLECLSQALVLLYDSGDGHKASLRINLDIYEMLMRLNNGYRPSIEEQEGFLLSLAVFKNLLSAALYQEVLLTENGLRFYQINRKEDGVLALGVSEKGAEYHVNQG from the coding sequence ATGGCAAAAGTCATACCCATCGGGCAGCCCGCGAACGAATCTGAACGCCAGGCCATCGGCTTCCTTCGGGATCATCTGCCCGATGGTTGGTTGATCTTCCACAACTTCGAGATGCGCCAAGGCCAGGAGGTATTCGAGATCGACATCGCCATCCTCGCGCCTCACGCGGTGTATCTGGTGGATGTCAAAGGGACGCGGGGCAACATCGATGTGTATGGCTCCAAGTGGTATCCGCAGGGGCGGCAACCGTTTCACTCGCCCCTCGCGAAGCTTCGTCACCACGCGAAGGTGATGGCCAGCTTCATCCGCGATAGCAATCCCGGACAGATCGAGCTGCGCAAGGCTCATGTCCATGCCGCCGTGTTGCTTACTGCCGATGACGCCACCGTGTTCGATCAGGCGGGCATCGACAGCCCGGACGTGACCGACTTCAAGCACTGCCTGAAATACTTCCGCGACGCGAGCCGCATTCCTGACAACCGGCTGGATAACATCACCCGCTTCCACTCCCAGATCGCCAAGGCGATCACCGGCAACGCCAAGCCCAAGAGCGCGGCGCTGGTGTTCCGCGACTGGCAGGTGGAAGAGAAGCTGGGCGGCACCGACCGCTACACCGAGTACCGCGCCAAACACAACCTGTTGGGCAAGAGCGGCGGCATGGCCCGCCTGCGGGTCTACCAGGCTGACCCGTACCAGGACGAGGCCGCCCGCAAGGAAGAGTTCAAGAAGATCAGCAACGCCTATCGCGCCGTGGCACACATGCCGACCCACGCCAATGTGCTGGCGGTGAAGGATCTGTTCGTCTCCGACGATGAAGACAAGGTGGTGCTGGTCACTGAGGATCTGCCTGGCCAGGCCCTGCGCCTGCACATCAACAAGGTCTCGATGGCGCTGACCTTCGATCAGAAGCTCCAAGTGATGCGCGACGTGCTGTCGGCCCTGGACCATGCGCACCGGCATGAGGTGATCCACCGCAACCTGACCCCGGACGCCATTCTGCTGACCAAGGGCGGCCAGGCCCGGGTAACCGATTTCGATTTCGCCAGGGTGGGCAAGAACCGCACCTCTACCATCGCCGATCAGGTGGTGGATGATCTGGATGCTACCTACCAGGCTCCAGAGTGCTTTAAGGACCCGACCCAGGCCAGCATTGCCTCCGACCTCTATGCCGCCGGGCTGATCTTTTTTGAACTGCTGACCGGCGAGCTGCCCTTTGAAAGCGTCGACCAGATGATGGAGGCCGACGGCAAGTTCCCCATCAAGCCCTCGGAGCACAAGCCGGACCTGCCCAAGGGGATCGACGAGTGGTTGCAGAAGTTCTGCGAGTTTGACCCGGAGGAACGGCACACGAGCGCAGCCATCGCTCGCAAGGCCCTGGATGATCTGATTCTGCCTGAGGCCAAGAACGACTCAGGCCCGGATGTGAGCGGCCCGGCCGTGGTTGTGCCACAGCTCCCAGATAACCTGATGAACTTGCCGCAGGATTTCATCCTGGCGGATCGCTTCCGCATTCAGAAGAAGCTGGGCAGCGGCGGCTTCGGCGTCGCCTACAAGGTGTTCGATTCCCTGGGCGATGTGGTGCGCGTCATCAAACTGGTGACCAAGGACCGCCGCAGCGTGTACGAACGGCTGCGCCGCGAGTACAAGACCCTGACCAATCTCCCCGAACATCCGCATGTGGTGAAGGTGATCTGGGCGGATCGCATGGCCGATGCCAAGCAGACGCCTTACATTGTCTTTGAGTATGTGGAAGGTTTGGATGTTTCCGATCTGATCGATGCCGAGGCGTTGTCGCTGGATGATGCCGTACGCATCGTGCGCGAGGCCGCCGAGGGGCTGGCCCATCTCCACAAGCACGGCGTTTACCATCAGGACGTCAAGCCCTCCAATCTGCTTTGGACGGACAAAGGCGTCCGCATCATCGATTTCAACGTCGCGGTCTCCGAGAACGATGAGGTTCAAGGTGGTGGCGGCACGCGCCGTTACCTGCCGCCGGATTACGACTACTCCTCCGAGCCGGATGCTTCGGATCGAATGGATCGTGACCTCTATGCCTTGGGCATCTCCTTCTATGAGTGCCTGACCGGCAAGTATCCATTCGACGATCCCACGCCGCCGATCAAGACTCAGCCCAGGGACCCCAAGCAGTTCAAAGGCTGCGCCGACCTCAGCTCGTCGCTGGTCAATGTGCTGGCGAAGATGATCGCGCCGGAGCGCAAGGATCGTTTTGCGTCGGCGGAGGAGTTCTTGATTGCCCTGGCCGAGGTCAAGCGCCTGCGCTCGGTGCTGACGACCGGCGAGATTGGTGCCGGACCCAAGGTGGTATCCAAGCTGGGTTTCGAGCCGACCAAGCCCAACACCAACCCCTTTGTAACCCACCTGCTGACGCTCTATAGCCAGAGCCAGGTGTCCAACGCAGGCACCCGTGGCCTCGACGAAGTTGGCAAGGCCACCTACGTGTCGACTTATCTGGACGAAAAGCTCAAGCCCGCGCTGCTCAAGGGCGAGTTCCGTTTGGTCATCATCAGCGGTAACGCCGGCGACGGCAAGACGGCCTTCATCCAGCAGTTCGAGGCCTTTGCCGAGAGCAAGGGCGCACAGATACAGCGCGGCGCGAACGGGGCTGTGTTCCAGCTCAAGGGGCATACCTACCAAAGCAACTACGACGGCAGCCAGGATGAAGGCGACGAGCGCAACGATGCCGTGCTTCAGAAGTTCTTCGCTCCCTTCGCGGGCAAGGATGCCTCCGGCTGGCCCGAGAATCAGACCCGCCTAATCGCCATCAACGAGGGACGGCTGGTCGACTTCTTCCTTGAGCATGAAGAAGAGTTCCCGTTGCTTGCCAAGCAGATCCAGCAGGGCTTGGCCGGAGCTGCTCCGGAAGGTGGTATCGCAGTTATCAACCTCAACCTGCGCTCGGTGGTCGCCGAACCCGAGGAAGGTCAGCCTTCGATTCTGGAGCGACTGATCGCCCGCATGACGCAGCAGGAATACTGGCAGGCATGCGACAAGTGCGATCTCAAGGGCAAATGCTACGCCTATCACAACGCCCGGACCTTCCAGGACCCGGTTGCCGGTCCCAAGGTGATCGAGCGCCTGAAGATGCTCTACACCATTACGCACCTGCGCGGCCGACTGCACATCACCATGCGCGACCTTCGTTCGGCGCTGGCCTTCATGCTGGTAGGCACCCAGGATTGCGACGGCATTCACCACCTCTATCAGAACGGCGGAGAAGAAACCCAGAATCGCATCCTTGACGGTTTCTATTTCAACTCGTGGCTTGGCGGGGCGGAAGGATCCAATGACCGGCTGATTGCCTTGCTGCGCGAAATTGACGTTGCCGAAGTCAGCAATCCCGATCTGGACCGCGAGCTTGGCTTCCTCAATCCCAAGACCAAGGCCATGAGCCGCTTCTCGTTCGCGGAGCGGGCTGGGTATGACGATGAACTTGTGGCAACGCTGTTCCGCAATCTGCCTCGCGATTACTCGTCGAAGAACCGTGATCGACTGATCGCCAAGCACCGCAATTATCTATCGCATATGCGCCGTCGCCATTTCTTTGAGCGACGCGACACCGGCTGGAAGGAGATGCTGCCATATGGAAGCATCGATCCCTTCCTGGATGCCATTGAGCAGCCGGGAGCGAAAAGCGCAGATGAGGTTACGGCCATTCTTCGAGCCATCAACCGGGGCGAAGGTCTGAGCGATCCGGCGCGTTTGGGCAACCAGTTGGCGCTGCGTGTTCGCCAGGTGGATAAGGGCACCATCCGCAGTTACCGTCTCTTTGACGGCGACCATTTCACGCTCCGCACCGAGCAGGAAACAGCGGCTCATCCTTTCCTTGAATGCCTGTCTCAGGCGCTGGTGCTGCTTTACGACTCCGGCGACGGGCACAAGGCCAGCCTGCGCATCAATCTTGATATCTATGAAATGCTGATGCGGCTCAACAACGGCTACCGTCCCAGCATCGAGGAACAGGAAGGTTTCCTGTTAAGTCTGGCGGTATTTAAAAACCTGTTATCTGCTGCACTCTATCAAGAAGTTCTGCTGACGGAAAATGGGCTCCGGTTCTACCAGATAAACAGAAAAGAGGATGGCGTATTGGCATTGGGTGTTTCTGAAAAGGGGGCTGAATATCATGTCAATCAAGGGTAG
- the mads5 gene encoding methylation-associated defense system restriction endonuclease subunit S MAD5, with protein MSRKFQVKAVPSSWLEHNGRRLDCGPYMSGAIEAAELMRQFSVEPLESLTKDIFHAGREGRQYVLDAQHGVPFMGSTDILAFDLTYQPLLSKKQVNRNPQFTIRKGWTLITRSGTTGRMAFARESMDGMACSEHVMRIVPDANKVPEGYIFAYLSSRFGIPLVVSGTYGSIIQSIEPHHVSNLPVPRLGEVESVADRLIQRSGSLLSNSQAKLNEATELYFDSVGLSDINPTEWHSWGSDLGFATPVSSKSLRALNFNPRFERLCSQIKEGQHKLLGELCLEGTLRRGNIFKRIDAAPEHSYQLVGQKQIFWLRPEGRWISKASVREEVLVSDGTILVAAQGTLGEGELFCRAEFITGSTLERAYSEHFLRVIADESQIERGALFAFMRSETAFRMLRSASTGSKLQDFHYAVLPSLPIPYPEQAVRKKCHDLVMEAYEARDEAIRFEDEARSLVERTIEEGAR; from the coding sequence ATGAGCAGAAAATTCCAGGTAAAAGCTGTGCCAAGTTCTTGGCTGGAGCACAATGGCCGTCGCTTGGACTGCGGGCCTTATATGTCTGGCGCTATAGAAGCTGCCGAACTAATGAGGCAGTTCAGCGTAGAACCACTTGAGAGCCTTACAAAAGACATATTTCATGCAGGCAGAGAGGGCAGACAGTATGTTCTGGATGCTCAGCATGGTGTTCCCTTTATGGGAAGCACAGATATTTTGGCTTTCGACCTCACGTACCAACCCCTGCTTTCCAAGAAGCAGGTAAACAGAAACCCACAGTTCACCATACGGAAAGGCTGGACGCTGATTACTCGTTCAGGTACGACAGGGAGGATGGCGTTTGCTCGCGAGAGCATGGATGGCATGGCCTGCTCTGAGCACGTAATGCGGATAGTTCCCGACGCGAATAAAGTGCCAGAAGGCTACATCTTTGCTTATCTGTCATCTCGCTTTGGAATTCCTCTTGTTGTCTCTGGCACTTACGGCTCGATAATTCAAAGTATAGAACCACACCATGTCAGCAACTTGCCTGTGCCACGATTAGGAGAAGTAGAGTCTGTTGCAGACCGGTTAATCCAGCGCTCTGGAAGCCTTCTTAGTAACAGTCAAGCAAAGCTTAACGAAGCTACGGAACTCTATTTTGATTCTGTTGGGCTTTCAGATATTAATCCAACGGAGTGGCACTCGTGGGGTAGCGATCTTGGATTTGCCACCCCTGTAAGTTCGAAGTCTTTGCGGGCTTTAAACTTTAATCCTCGATTCGAGCGGCTTTGCTCGCAAATTAAAGAAGGACAGCATAAGTTGCTTGGCGAATTATGCCTTGAAGGAACATTGCGCCGGGGCAATATATTCAAGCGAATTGATGCAGCTCCAGAACACTCGTATCAACTGGTTGGCCAGAAACAAATTTTTTGGCTGCGACCAGAAGGTCGCTGGATTTCTAAAGCATCCGTTCGCGAGGAAGTTCTCGTTTCCGATGGAACGATTCTGGTGGCCGCTCAAGGAACGCTTGGTGAGGGAGAGCTATTCTGCCGTGCCGAGTTTATAACTGGAAGTACGCTGGAGAGGGCCTATTCGGAGCACTTCCTACGAGTCATTGCCGACGAGTCGCAGATCGAACGGGGGGCGCTGTTTGCATTTATGCGTTCAGAAACGGCATTCCGTATGCTTCGCTCCGCCTCGACAGGAAGCAAACTCCAAGATTTTCACTATGCAGTTTTGCCGTCTTTACCGATCCCTTACCCAGAACAGGCGGTCCGCAAGAAGTGCCATGACTTGGTCATGGAGGCTTATGAGGCCCGCGATGAGGCCATAAGGTTCGAAGACGAAGCCCGTTCCCTCGTCGAGCGCACCATTGAGGAGGGGGCTCGCTAA
- the mads7 gene encoding methylation-associated defense system protein MAD7 gives MSIKGRDKEFRTPKVSYLHWQHTEMDRVLTMLFPRLKFNGYGSRKPPRANILQPEEFADEMMLSEEVKQYFEGFDEHPSIVHKWVETELLDVVNRGKSNQAVASPRPLHGETYKFRNAKHCRDYGAAEQIYWMLYYARKGKGQAARDTLKRFFFPGIDHVTGRHESGTVVDVETQALLRFDSQVTQDTQDSKEPERFPPLLIDQADIMADDILRLLAYEPYIPRSVLVDYLKTLMAFHLALYHLKLLQILPKLVKQRSDNALESSPDPVALVVDMGDVNNPHMVELARKSTDRLYRQIPAFVQANFVVKKLDEMAEYLSKKTGKLATPGGGVFTVGDLVSLLKPEHDAELQAYFKFRLASLIEESTSGNEDIDPEIREVTAMGLGEFESFIEILMAYRGKYHRQYITECLDSLLLKNKENGLLAQSRTKGSPRRFVLGSKLLEVLLQVAVLTQDDGRFVTREVRIEELLAFLRSRYGLHIDRLPEGAQANSSILDRRALRLNLEAFKRRLREIGFYEDLSDAYVTQKVSPRYAIERNDGTDKNGRHA, from the coding sequence ATGTCAATCAAGGGTAGAGACAAGGAATTCAGAACACCTAAGGTCAGTTATTTGCATTGGCAGCACACGGAAATGGATCGTGTGCTGACCATGCTATTTCCTCGCCTCAAATTCAATGGCTATGGCAGTCGCAAGCCGCCACGCGCAAATATTTTGCAGCCAGAAGAATTTGCAGATGAAATGATGCTGTCCGAAGAGGTTAAGCAGTATTTTGAGGGCTTTGACGAACATCCATCCATTGTCCACAAGTGGGTAGAGACCGAACTTCTTGATGTGGTAAATCGGGGCAAGTCGAATCAGGCTGTCGCCTCTCCGCGCCCGCTTCATGGAGAGACCTATAAGTTTCGAAATGCAAAGCACTGCCGTGACTATGGGGCAGCCGAGCAGATTTATTGGATGCTCTACTATGCCCGCAAAGGCAAGGGCCAGGCCGCCCGAGACACGCTAAAACGCTTCTTTTTCCCTGGGATTGACCATGTAACCGGCAGGCATGAATCCGGCACGGTCGTCGATGTAGAAACCCAAGCGCTACTTCGCTTCGACTCCCAAGTTACTCAGGACACACAGGACTCCAAGGAGCCAGAGCGCTTTCCACCACTTCTGATCGATCAGGCCGACATCATGGCCGACGACATTCTGCGGCTACTGGCCTATGAGCCCTATATTCCTCGCTCGGTGCTGGTGGATTACCTCAAGACCCTGATGGCATTCCATCTGGCGCTCTACCACCTCAAGTTGTTGCAGATACTGCCCAAGCTGGTGAAGCAGCGCTCGGACAATGCGCTGGAGAGTTCACCTGATCCCGTGGCGCTGGTCGTGGATATGGGGGACGTCAACAATCCGCATATGGTCGAGCTGGCTCGCAAGTCCACTGACCGGCTCTATCGCCAAATTCCTGCCTTTGTGCAGGCCAATTTCGTCGTCAAGAAGCTCGATGAGATGGCGGAATACCTGAGCAAGAAGACGGGCAAGCTGGCTACTCCAGGGGGCGGCGTGTTCACCGTCGGCGATCTGGTTTCTCTACTGAAGCCCGAGCACGACGCCGAGCTCCAAGCCTACTTCAAGTTCCGCCTGGCCAGCCTGATCGAGGAATCGACCTCTGGAAACGAGGACATCGATCCGGAGATCCGGGAAGTCACCGCCATGGGCCTTGGTGAGTTCGAATCCTTCATCGAAATCCTTATGGCATATCGCGGCAAGTATCACCGCCAGTACATCACTGAGTGCCTGGACTCACTGCTGCTGAAGAACAAGGAGAACGGCCTGCTGGCCCAATCCCGAACCAAGGGAAGTCCTCGGCGGTTTGTGCTGGGAAGCAAGCTTCTTGAAGTGCTCCTTCAGGTGGCTGTGCTCACTCAGGATGACGGGCGTTTCGTGACCCGCGAGGTTCGCATCGAGGAGTTGCTGGCCTTTTTGAGAAGCCGCTACGGCCTTCACATCGACCGGCTGCCGGAAGGAGCACAGGCCAACAGCAGCATCCTCGACAGACGCGCCCTGCGCCTCAACCTCGAAGCCTTCAAGCGTCGCCTGCGTGAAATCGGGTTCTACGAGGACCTGTCGGATGCCTACGTGACCCAGAAGGTATCGCCCCGCTATGCGATTGAGAGAAATGACGGAACAGATAAAAACGGGAGGCACGCATGA